The Pseudomonas berkeleyensis genome includes a region encoding these proteins:
- a CDS encoding DUF1631 domain-containing protein: MKTDANVVHLNKAATEQSPTSPVGRLPVALIQVRDKAAQQLKQSLQSLFDNADDTLFEMADRATSNAEQNAFFEAMRDLRLKRKSIERGFLQKVFEAFSNLNQYEIGKPQPALDAVSFDSLSLVQNDELEETVALDAMVAKVMSRDAVALGHLTTRLNAVISKKLDDKSNPLGPTLLSEYFLDACSSLGVEIKVKLIILKLFEKYVLGGCDNLYAEANQALVSAGVLPELKSAPPRRQQRSATSSHVQASAEEGIPLLEGADQGVQEVFGALQDLLSQVRGTAMPRRTQMADALPITSNDLMRLLSHMQQRAPAQVSVEDFDLREQLERLLERASAKSGKARVVGEVDEDVINLVSMLFEFILDDRTLPDSLKALIGRLQIPMLKVAVLDKTFFSRGSHPARRLLNEIASAALGWVDQDDAQRDSLYQKIEQVVQRLLNDFVDDPAIFSELLAEFMAFTGDERRRSELLEQRTRDAEEGSAKAELARRQVEQALNERLLGKTLPEVVVRLLQEAWSKVLMLTCLKHGVDSPEWQAALQTMDDLVWSVAPHEEPEARLRLLELVPGLLKALREGMASAAFDPFSTSEFFSQLEALHVQAFQRFKRAAPESDSVPAEAEEVVQTDVNESGIELPLLELPVAEEVDDAPAMVEVVEEIILLAPGQTRPQEPDIAAPDDDEALQQVDSLRVGSWVEFQEDEEHKLRCKLAAIIKPTGKFVFVNRTGMKVLEKTRNALAVEFRRNSIRLLDDALLFDRALESVIGNLRKLKNA; the protein is encoded by the coding sequence ATGAAGACCGACGCGAATGTGGTGCACCTGAACAAGGCCGCCACAGAGCAATCGCCAACTTCGCCGGTAGGAAGACTGCCCGTGGCGCTGATCCAGGTGCGTGACAAAGCTGCGCAACAGCTCAAGCAGAGTCTGCAGAGTCTGTTCGACAATGCCGACGATACTCTCTTCGAGATGGCGGATCGGGCGACCAGCAATGCCGAGCAGAATGCTTTCTTCGAGGCGATGCGCGACCTGCGTCTGAAGCGCAAGAGCATCGAGCGCGGCTTCCTGCAGAAGGTGTTCGAGGCCTTCTCCAATCTCAATCAATATGAAATCGGCAAACCGCAGCCAGCGCTGGATGCAGTATCGTTCGATAGTCTGAGCCTGGTGCAAAACGACGAACTGGAAGAAACCGTGGCGCTGGATGCCATGGTCGCCAAGGTGATGAGCCGCGACGCGGTAGCGCTGGGTCACCTCACCACTCGCCTCAATGCGGTGATCAGCAAGAAGCTCGATGACAAGAGCAACCCACTTGGCCCGACCCTGCTCAGCGAGTACTTCCTCGATGCATGCAGCAGTCTGGGGGTGGAGATCAAGGTCAAGCTGATCATCCTCAAGCTGTTCGAGAAATACGTTCTGGGCGGTTGCGACAACCTGTATGCCGAGGCCAACCAGGCGCTGGTCAGCGCTGGTGTATTGCCTGAGCTGAAATCTGCTCCGCCTCGCCGTCAACAGCGCTCCGCAACGTCCTCTCATGTTCAGGCCTCCGCCGAGGAGGGCATTCCGCTGCTGGAGGGCGCGGATCAGGGCGTGCAGGAAGTATTCGGTGCTCTGCAGGATCTCCTCTCGCAAGTACGCGGTACCGCGATGCCACGTCGTACGCAGATGGCCGATGCGCTGCCGATCACCAGCAATGACCTGATGCGTCTGCTCTCGCATATGCAGCAGCGGGCCCCGGCACAGGTCAGCGTCGAGGATTTCGATCTGCGTGAGCAACTCGAGCGGTTGCTCGAACGTGCCAGTGCCAAGAGCGGCAAGGCACGTGTGGTCGGTGAAGTCGACGAGGATGTGATCAATCTGGTGTCGATGCTCTTCGAGTTCATTCTCGACGACCGCACGTTGCCGGATTCGCTCAAGGCGCTGATCGGCCGTCTGCAGATTCCCATGCTCAAGGTCGCGGTGCTGGATAAGACGTTCTTCAGTCGCGGTAGCCACCCAGCTCGCCGCCTGCTCAACGAAATCGCTTCCGCCGCGCTGGGCTGGGTCGATCAGGACGACGCGCAGCGCGACAGCCTTTATCAGAAGATCGAGCAGGTGGTTCAACGCCTGCTGAATGATTTCGTCGACGATCCAGCTATTTTCTCCGAGTTGCTGGCTGAGTTCATGGCCTTTACCGGTGACGAGCGCCGCCGCAGCGAGTTGCTGGAGCAGCGTACCCGTGATGCCGAGGAAGGCAGCGCCAAGGCCGAGCTGGCCAGGCGTCAGGTGGAGCAGGCGCTGAACGAGCGTCTGTTGGGCAAGACCCTGCCCGAGGTGGTGGTTCGCCTGCTGCAGGAAGCCTGGAGCAAGGTGTTGATGCTCACTTGCCTCAAGCATGGCGTGGATTCGCCTGAGTGGCAGGCAGCGCTGCAGACCATGGACGATCTGGTCTGGAGCGTGGCGCCGCATGAAGAGCCCGAAGCGCGTCTGCGTTTGCTGGAACTGGTTCCTGGGTTGCTCAAGGCGCTACGTGAAGGCATGGCCAGCGCTGCGTTCGACCCGTTCTCCACCAGTGAATTCTTCAGCCAGTTGGAAGCGCTGCATGTGCAGGCCTTCCAGCGCTTCAAGCGTGCCGCTCCCGAGTCTGATTCGGTGCCTGCCGAAGCAGAAGAGGTCGTGCAGACGGATGTGAACGAGTCGGGCATCGAACTGCCGCTGCTGGAGCTGCCGGTGGCCGAAGAGGTCGATGACGCACCAGCGATGGTCGAGGTCGTCGAGGAAATCATCCTGTTGGCTCCGGGCCAGACCCGCCCGCAAGAGCCGGATATAGCTGCGCCGGATGATGACGAAGCACTGCAGCAGGTGGATAGTCTGCGGGTGGGCAGTTGGGTCGAGTTTCAGGAAGATGAAGAGCACAAGCTGCGTTGCAAGCTGGCGGCGATCATCAAACCTACCGGCAAGTTCGTGTTCGTCAATCGCACCGGCATGAAAGTGCTGGAGAAGACTCGCAATGCGCTGGCCGTGGAGTTTCGGCGTAACTCCATCCGTTTGCTCGATGATGCGTTGTTGTTCGATCGGGCGCTGGAGTCGGTGATTGGTAATCTGCGCAAGCTGAAGAACGCCTGA
- the ampD gene encoding 1,6-anhydro-N-acetylmuramyl-L-alanine amidase AmpD, which translates to MQLDPSTGWFQGVSHCPSPNFNARPDGEISLLVVHNISLPPGQFGTGKVQAFFQNRLPLHEHPFFAEIASLQVSAHFFIERDGALTQFVSCLDRAWHAGVSCFDGRDNCNDFSLGVELEGTDDQPYTDAQYARLAELSRQLLDAYPALSAQRIRGHSDIAPGRKTDPGPAFDWPRLHAELKER; encoded by the coding sequence ATGCAGCTCGACCCTTCCACTGGCTGGTTTCAGGGCGTCAGCCACTGCCCTTCACCGAATTTCAATGCCCGCCCAGATGGCGAAATCTCGTTGTTGGTGGTGCATAACATCAGCCTTCCGCCAGGGCAGTTCGGCACTGGCAAGGTGCAGGCTTTCTTCCAGAATCGTCTGCCGTTGCACGAGCATCCCTTCTTTGCCGAAATCGCCTCCCTGCAGGTCTCTGCGCACTTCTTCATCGAACGTGATGGCGCGCTGACTCAGTTCGTCTCCTGTCTCGATCGAGCCTGGCATGCTGGCGTGTCCTGTTTCGATGGGCGTGACAACTGCAACGATTTTTCTCTCGGCGTAGAACTGGAAGGCACGGACGATCAGCCCTATACCGATGCACAGTACGCCCGGCTGGCTGAGCTCTCTCGGCAGTTACTGGACGCTTATCCGGCGCTGTCGGCGCAGCGTATCCGTGGCCACAGCGATATCGCGCCGGGCCGCAAGACCGACCCCGGGCCTGCGTTCGACTGGCCGCGTCTGCATGCAGAATTGAAGGAGAGGTAG
- the ampE gene encoding regulatory signaling modulator protein AmpE, protein MSFLVILLVLWVEKFSAGRLRIQQDGFWLGLLQRVQQGSLQQAPWLCLAVLVLMPVLALGLVLLILEPLAYGWLALPVHLLVLIYSLGRGDVLAALGPFRDAWRRGDAQAAYHVADRDLGLQPEEGVALLPQVQGHLLWQAYQSFFAVIFWYLLLGPMAALAYRLLALSAEHAEQPALRERAVQLRHAFDWLPARVLASSFALVGNFVAVSRALLHELLSWDISAMQLVAKAGRAAGEMPAPVMGEEGVETLDQLWQLLIRAAVVWYAGYALWVLFI, encoded by the coding sequence ATGAGTTTTCTGGTGATTCTGTTGGTGCTCTGGGTCGAGAAGTTTTCGGCCGGACGCCTACGTATCCAGCAGGACGGTTTCTGGCTCGGCCTGTTGCAACGTGTGCAACAAGGCAGCCTGCAGCAGGCGCCCTGGCTGTGCCTGGCGGTGCTGGTGCTGATGCCCGTGCTGGCATTGGGGCTCGTATTGTTGATTCTCGAACCGCTGGCCTACGGCTGGCTGGCGCTGCCTGTACACCTGCTGGTGCTGATCTACAGCCTGGGGCGAGGTGATGTGTTGGCGGCATTGGGCCCGTTTCGCGATGCCTGGCGTCGTGGCGACGCTCAGGCTGCTTACCACGTGGCCGATCGTGATCTGGGATTGCAGCCCGAAGAGGGTGTGGCGCTGTTGCCGCAGGTTCAGGGGCACCTGCTCTGGCAGGCCTACCAGAGTTTCTTTGCGGTGATCTTCTGGTACCTCCTGCTCGGTCCGATGGCTGCCCTGGCTTATCGCCTGCTGGCACTCAGTGCTGAGCATGCCGAGCAGCCGGCACTGCGCGAGCGCGCCGTGCAGCTGCGCCATGCCTTCGACTGGCTGCCTGCGCGCGTGCTCGCCTCCAGCTTCGCCCTGGTCGGCAATTTCGTCGCCGTCAGCCGCGCCTTGCTGCATGAGTTGCTCAGTTGGGATATCTCGGCGATGCAACTGGTGGCCAAGGCGGGACGAGCTGCCGGGGAAATGCCAGCTCCGGTCATGGGCGAGGAGGGCGTCGAGACACTGGATCAACTGTGGCAGTTGCTGATTCGTGCTGCCGTGGTGTGGTACGCCGGTTATGCGCTGTGGGTGCTGTTTATCTAG